A window of Cryptomeria japonica chromosome 3, Sugi_1.0, whole genome shotgun sequence contains these coding sequences:
- the LOC131061561 gene encoding uncharacterized protein LOC131061561 isoform X2 gives MASFASRWLRPEAYPIFAATGVAVSMCCFQLGRNLFTNPEVRVTKDNRTAGILENFEEGEKYSQHSLRKFVRNKSPEIMPSINKFFTESK, from the exons ATGGCTTCCTTTGCGAGTCGATGGCTCAGGCCCGAG GCTTATCCTATATTTGCGGCTACTGGGGTAGCTGTTAGTATGTGCTGCTTTCAATTGGGTCGTAATTTGTTCACCAATCCAGAAGTGAG GGTAACTAAAGACAACCGAACTGCGGGAATTCTTGAAAACTTCGAAGAGGGAGAGAAATACTCCCAACATTCACTCAGAAAATTTGTTCGCAATAAGTCCCCTGAGATCATGCCATCTATAAACAAGTTCTTTACAGAGTCAAAATGA